The Thermococcus eurythermalis genomic sequence TATGGCATCCTCGGTCAGAGCCGACTGGAACCTCCTAACGTCCCCGCTGTAGGAATTGACCTCGATTTCAAAGAGGTATCTGCTCGTTCTGCCCCTTATCAGGCTGAAGCGCCTTTTGGTGACGATTTCAACGGTTACCGGCTCTTCGCCAAGTTCTGCCCTCACATGGTTCTTTGCCAGTTCAACGAGCTCCTCCCCGCTTAGGGGCTCGGCTTTGGCGCTCACGCGGCCTATGGCAAAATCGAAGAGAACTTCCACGGGCTTTGAACCTGCTGAGAACGTCACCTGGGCTTTTTTGGGCACGTATGCTTTTCTTGGGCTGGTGGCCCGCAGGTCAAGCCACCCACGCCTCGCGGCCTCCTCAACCACGGGTTTTACGGGGTCAACGTCGTTCTCCACTTCTATTTCAGTTGCCAGAACCGTCGCAACGTCCTCCAGGAGGGCCTTCATTGCCTTGCCCTTCAGCTCTCCTTCAACGTTTAGAACGAGGTTCTCACCATCGTAGAAAGCCTTACCACTGCCGTTTTCTCGCACCCAGGGAACGACGTAGACGGGTTTAAGCGTCAGCGTTAGGCCCTCAAGTTTGAGAGCCTCGGGCCGGATACCAAACCGGTAGGAGACTACCTTCTTTGCCTCCTCGATGAGCTTCTGTGGCGATACCGATTCAAGGAGCGGCCCATCAAGAACGAACTCTTTCAGCTCCTCCGGCTTCTCTCCCTCTGGAAGGAGCTTCTCAAGAAGCGTCTTTGGAGGTGCTATGGAGTAGCGGTTAAAGGTCTCGGAGAGCCACTCGGGGCCAAAAACGGCAATCCCTTCAAGCTCGTAGTCAAGGTCATCTAGTGCTATGAGAACTGCCCTGCCGTACTTCGACAGCACGCTTTCAAGCCAGTCCTTTTTGGGTTTTCCCCTTAAAAGGGCAACCGCAAGGGTCTCTCGCCCGTAGAACGGGTCGTTGCGCTCCCCTATCACCACGGCGAGCCTGGCCTTCCCCCTCTTTTTATACTCCCTCCCTGTCTCCGAGAAACCTGCCCTCCCAATGAGCTCGGCAAGTCCCTCCACAACGAGGTCCTCGGGGGCCAGAAGTACCATAGACGGTTCCCACGCCATAGTAAATCCCCATATAATTAAATGGGGTAAAAGGATAAATATTTTTTGGGTTTCTCGGCGTTTACAATTAATCACAATCGACCCACTAGCTCCGGGAGGCCCCCTCAACCAGCCACTGGATTATCGTCCTGTGGAACTCGTCAGCCCACTCTGGGTCTTCGAATATCTCGTGGTAGGCCCCCTCAAACTCTTTAAGCGTCTTGTCCTCTATTTTGAGCTCTTCAAAGAGTTTTCTTGCCCCCTCCGGGGGCGTTATGACGTCGCCAGTGCCAACGAGGAGCAGGACAGGGGCTTTTATTCTATCTGCTTCCATGTGTGCCAGCTCCATGTTCACGAAGATGCTCCTTCCGAGCTTGGCCGAAATCCTGTCGTGGACAAGGGGGTCTTCAATGTAACGTTTAACCGCCTCGGGATTCCTGGAAAGCAGGTTTGGATTAATGCCGTTGGAGAGCACTATTCCTGGGGCTATTTTTCCAAGGAACTTTGCGAGGGCCACCATGAAGCCAGACGTTTCCGGGCTCTTGGCGAGGGCGGGCGAGGAGGCCACGAGGCCGCGTATCTTGTCGGGCCTCGTCTCGGCGTAGCGTATTACGGTTAGGCCGCCGAGGCTGTGCCCGAAGATGAAGGGCTTCTCACCTATTTCTGCAATTATAGAATCAATTATTTCCATAGCCTCTTCAACGCTGGTGTGCCCCCTCTTGCCGGGGCTCTTCCCGTGACCGGGCCAGTCAAAGGCATAGACAGCGAAGCCGGCATCGTTGAGCTCTTTAATCAGCCTTCCGTACCTCCCGCTGTGCTCTCCGAGGCCGTGGACAAGAACCACCCAGCCCCGCTCGGGGGTTCCGAACTTGGCTTTATATATTTCAGCCATAGTCATCGCCAGTCGGGAAATTTAGAAAAGGAAGATTTAAGGTTTTCAGTGCGAACCCCGAAGTGCGGATTAATATGAAAATCGGTTCTCCTTTATCCTCTCGTTGGCAAAGCGGACGATTTTCTGGACGTCCTCACCAATTGTGTCCGGCTCTGGCTTCATCAGGACGTAGAATACGTTGGTCTTCGGCGTGAGCGAAACGTGCTTGACGTTGTGGGGGTTGGAGAGGCTTTCAACGAGCTCCTTAAGGTTTTCGATGTCCCGCTTTTTCTCGTATAAGGCCTCGTATTGTTTCCCGGCAATCTCAATCGTCTCCTTCTGGAGGAAGTCTTCGTTCTCGATGTCCGGCTTCAGCCTGTAGTAGCCCTTCTGGATGAGGTGCGCCTCGCGCTTTATCTGGGCAAAGGGCCTGACCACAATGTAGAGCTTGTCGTGTCTGCTGGTTAGCAGGGAAATCGGAAAGTAAAGGATGCTGTGCCTCGGCAAGAGTGTTAAAGTATACTCGAACTTCCTGGTGTTGTTGCGGTTGACTTTGTATTCAGCGCGGAAGCCGATGTATCCGCCGAGCCACGTATAGTCCTCGCTCTCGGGCTTTACGACCTCCTTTATCGCCCTTATGTAGTGCTCCATCAAAAGCAGGTTGAGCTTCCTTCCGCGGTAGTACTGGATAACTGAGATTCCAGCTAAGACAAATATTGCCGCAAACAGCGCCTGGTTGTCCATCTTAATCCTCCTCCAGCGGGTAATACCTTTCAAGGGTTCTTGAATCCAGTATCTCAAGACGGGCGATATCATCGAGGATAGCAACGATGTCCTTAACGATTCTCCGCTTCACAGGCCAGCTGAGGGCGTTCTGGAACGGGTGTCGTAGCCCCTCTGAAAGGCGCAGGTAAATCCTTACACCGTCCTCGTCAGCAATGACTTTCTCAACAAGTCCAAGGCTTACTATGTCCATCTCCGTTATCGGTTCTTTAACCTGTCTAAGCCTCTGGTATACCTCCTTCTCAACGTCCAACTATTATTCCCCCAAGCTCCTTAAGCCTCTCGACCCCTCTTGGTTCCTCCGGAAAGACGGGTATCTTCACAATCTCCAGCCCTTTGAACCGCCTCTCAACTTCCATGAGCACCTTCCGCTGGGCCTCAAGCCTTGCTTTCAATTCAGGAACATCATTCCTCAGTTCGAGGACTTTGTTCATAACTATCATGTTGAAGGGAATCTTGAACTTCCTAAGGCTTTCGTATGCCCTCTCGGTCTCATAGAGAGGTAGCATCTCCGGGTTCATCACCGCCACGACGCTCGTTTTCTCTGGGTCTGTGAGCACGCTCTCGACGAATGCAACTTCCTCTCTGTAGGTCTTTAGCTCCTTCATAACCGCGTCCTCTTCTTCCCTTGTCGGGAGCTTGAACTCCTTGCCCTCCACAACAAACTCCTGCTCGCCGTGGATGTTGGCTATCGCAGCGCGCTTGTCAAGAATGGCTCTCCTTATTTCAATGAGCTTGTCCGTCCAGATGAGGGAGATTTTGGGGAGGGCGAGGACACGGAGTGTCAGGCCCGTGGGTGGGGTATCAAAGACTATGACGTCCCACTCGTCGCCCCTGGTCAGGATTTCCCTTATCGCTTCGAGAGTGGCGTACTCCTCTATTCCGGGCGAGAAGCTCAGCACCTCAAAGTATTTCTCTAGGTTTATGACAGTGAGGTAGCGGTAGGTGTGCTTCATGCTCTCCTCAAGGTGCTTTAGATAGGCCTTTATCAGTTTCTCCATGTCGAGCTCTGCCGCGTAGAGGTTTTCGGTTATCTTCTTCGGTTTATCAGAGAGCTTCTCCATCAGTACGTCCCCAAGGTTGTGCGCCGGGTCAAGAGATACTATCAGCGTTTTGTATCCCCCCTCAGCGAGGGCGATTGCCGCCGCCGCTGAGCTGGTTGTCTTGCCGACTCCACCTTTTCCTATGAAAAAGACGACGCGGTAGCCTTTTTTGGGGACGAAGAACTCCCTCATGTGCTCACCTCACGTTATTTCAAACATGCCGGCCAGTTCGCCGAGGATGTCGTCCATATCAACGACCCTGCGCTGCATAACGTAAAGCTCACGCGTCATATGGGGAAGGAGCCGTATCACAAGGGTAGTGGGTGGGCTGGGGATCCCCACGAACTCGCCCATAAGGATGAGCGCGAAGACGTTCTCAAGCTCTCTCAGCTCGAACTCAAGATATTCGGTTGAGCTGTGTTTAAACGCGCCGAAAAACCCCCTTAAAAAAGCTTTGAGGTTTTCTACCGGGCTTTTTTCTCTATCCTTCATTCTCACCACCTAATGAAAATGGGAGAAATAAAGAAGGAATCAGGCCGCAGCTGCAGCATACTCTTCCTCTGGCTTCTTCCAGGCGAGGTAGAAGTCCCACGCCAGCAGGAAGTTCAGGATCAGGCCGACGAGGAGCGAGCCCTTGACCGCTATGAGGGTGCTTCCACTGAGCGGCACAGTAACTATGTACCATACCAGAGCTGCGGTCACTGTTATCCAGAGGAACAGCGCGGGTATTAGTACGGCCCAGCTCCACTTTCCGGCCTTCTGGACTTTGGCGGCCCAGAGTGCGGCGGTCATCATTGCTATGCTCGCAAGGAGCTGGTTCATTCCTGCGAACGCTGGCCAGATGACCTTGTAACCGGCACCCCATGCAAGGTAAGTTCCGAGAACGGCTATGATTATTGACGCCACCCACTTGTTGGTTATGGTCTTCCATATGCCCTGGCTGGTGTCTGCAACCATTCCAAAGAGCTCCTGCCAGGCGAACCTTCCAAGCCTGGTGGCGGTGTCAAGCGAGGTCAGTGTGAAGGCCGAGACCCACAGTGTAGCGAAGGTCTTTCCGAAGGTCTCGCTGACGCCGTAGAACTCGCTGACACCCTTAGCGTAGCCCCCGATGAAGGTTCCGAGACCGCCCTTGTTGATGTACTCTGTTGCCCACTGTCCGGGGTCAAGACCGGTGAGCTGGACACCGTAGACGGCTATGGCGGTTATGACTATTGTTGAAAGGAAGCCCTCTGTGAACATGCCGCCGTATCCTACGAGTAGACCGTGTATCTCCTTGTCAAGCTGCTTTGAAGACGTTCCTGAACCCACAAGGGAGTGGAAACCGCTGAGGGCACCACACGCTATTATCAGCGGCACAGTCGGCCAGAACGGCGATGGAACTGCTTCTGTGCCCTTGACCACATAGGCGCTCCAGGAAGTGAACGCTGGGGCAGTGAAGTCCTTGGCGAGAAGCACGAAGGCGATTCCTCCAAAGATGAGCCCGAACCAGAGTATGTACGCGTTGAGGTAGTCCCTTGGCTGGAGGAGCACCCAGACTGGCAAGGAAGCTGCTACAATGATGTACACGAGCAGGATTATGTTCCAGTAGTGGTATGCAGTTTTGTAGGGGGCAGTATCCACCGTGGTCTGGCCCTCCACGAAGACCAACGGGTGGTTGAGGCCAATCCAGACCGCTAGGGCGAGGAGGAATATGCCTATTATTGTTCCCAGCTTGAAGTCAATCTTGACCTTGTAGAGCAGCCAGCCGAGGAGCACTGCAACCACTAAGAACAGGAGCGTCGCGGTGGCGGCTTCTGGGGTCGTAGTGAGAAGCTTCGCCGTCACCGCAACGAACGCCGCAACGACGAGCAACAGAGTGAACCAGATGTAGACCTCAAAGGCGATTCCAGTTCTCCTGCTCATAAGCTTTCCTGCAATCCACTGGACTGACTTACCATCGTAGCGGACAGATGACATCAATGCCAGGTAGTCGTGAACCGCACCGATGAAGACGTTTCCGAACCAGACCCAGATGAGTCCCGGAAGCCATCCCCATGCCATTGCCACCGCTGGACCAACTATAGGCCCAGCACCGGCTATCGAAGCGAAGTGGTGTCCGTACAGAACAAGTGGGTGTGCTGGGACGTAGTCAACGCCATCGTAGAGCCTGTGTGCGGGGGTCGGCCTGTTAGGGTCGGCTTTAACAACTTTGTTCTGGAGGGCCTTACCGTAGGTAAAGTACATGGCCAGATATATGGCCGCAGCCAGTAGGATTATAACAGCGGAGTTCATTTCTGCGCCTCCATCAAAGTTTTGCACTATGATGTACAAATTATGTACTTAAATGCCTTTCGGCAAAAACCTGAGAATACTTCGGCTTTTCACTAAAAAACAGAGGAAAAAGAGATTTTAGATAAATAAAAAGTTAACACGGTTCTTCGTCAGCCCAGTTCTATCAGTGGGTCGCCGGTGTTTACGGCGTCGCCTTCTTTTACGTAGATTTTCTTTACGACGCCGTCTTTTGGTGCTGGAATCTCGTTCTCCATTTTCATGGCCTCAAGCACGAGGAGTCCCTGACCAGTCTTGACTTCCTGGCCCTCGCTTACAAGGATTCTAACAACCTTACCAGGCATTGGGGCCGTAACAGTATTCGGCGAAGCCTGCGCAGGGGCCGGCGAAGGGGCGCTTGGAACTGGTGTTGGAGCAGGCGCAGGAACAGGAGCCGGAGCACTTGGAGCGGACGGAACTGGAGCAGTAGCCCCAGCGCCCGCTATCTGGGGCAGATACCTGAGGGCGCTGAGGTCAACCCCCTCGACCCCAACCTCGAACTCCACGCCGTCAACGTACACCCTGAACTTCTGCGCGGTCTTCGGGATTTCAGGTTTTCTGATTCCCTCGGCCCTTACCCTGAAGAACTCAAGGGCAACCTGCGGGAAGAGGCAGTAGGTGAGAACGTCCTCCTCCTTCTGGAGGTAGCCGAGCTCCTCAAGCTCCTTCCTGCACTTCCCCAGCCGGGGTTCGAGCAGCTCTCCAGGCCTTACCGTTATCGGCTCCTCGTCACCGAGGACGAGCTTCTTGAGCTCCGGGTTTATCTCCGCCGGCGGCCTGCCGTAGAAGCCCTTGATGTAGTTCTTGACCTCGTTGGTTATCCTCTCGTACCTCCCGAAGAGGACGTTGAGGACGGCCTGCGTCCCTACTATCTGGCTCGTAGGCGTCACCAGAGGGGGCCAGCCGAGGTCTTCTCTGACGCGCGGAATTTCGTTCAGCACTTCATCGAGCTTGTCGAGAGCGTTCATCTCCTTGAGCTGGGCTATGAGGTTGGAGTACATCCCGCCGGGAACCTGGTACTTCAGGACGTAGGGGTTGACCATGAGTGCCTCCTTGTGGAGCAGACCCCAGTACTTCTCCTCAAGCAGTTTCTTCAGGTAGCGGGAGACCTCGTGGATTAACTCTCTGTCTAGGTGGCTTCCGACGGCCTTCGGAAGGGCGTGCCATATCGTCTGTATTCCCGGCTGGGCCGTTCCAAAGGCGAGGGGGCTTATTGCTGTATCTATGTAGTCTGCACCAGCCTCAACGGCCTTGAGATAGGTTGCCACAGCCATTCCCGTGGTTGAGTGGGTGTGAACGTTCACGGGCACTCCGTATGTTTCTTTTATCTCCCTGACCAGCTCGTAGGCCTTTTTAGGCGTCAGCAGGCCGGCCATGTCCTTGATGGTTATGACGTCAACGTCGAGCTGGAGGAGCTCTTCGACCTTCTTCATATAGTACTCCAGTGTAAAGATTTTGCCGGTGGTGTAAGCTATAACTCCCTGCACCTCTGCGCCGACGTCCTTGGCCTTCCTTATCGCCACCTCCATGTTCCTGACGTCGTTGAGCGCATCGAAGATGCGGAAGATGTCAATTCCGTTCTTGTGCGCCAGCTCGACGAACTTCTCGACGACATCGTCAGGATAATGGCGGTAGCCGACGACGTTCTGCCCCCTGAGGAGCATCTGGAGCTTGGTCTTCCTTATATGCTCTCTGAGGAGTCTGAGCCTCTCCCAGGGGTCTTCTTTCAGATAGCGGATGCAGACATCGAAAGTTGCCCCTCCCCAGACCTCCATCGAGTAAAATCCTATCTTATCCATCTTCTCGGCTATGGGAAGCATGTCCTCCGTCCTGAGGCGCGTCGCTATGAGGGACTGGTGGGCATCCCTAAACGTGGTGTCTATTATCTCCACCATTGCCATCACCCGCATTTCTGCCAGTCACTCCGTATATGCCACCTAACCAGAGAACCACTTTAAAAATGTTCCGACATGGGGTGAGACATGTTACGGCAAGTGTCGAAAGAAGGGAAGTAGTAAAAACGGACAAAACGGGCTCAGATGAGCCCCTCGGCCTTGGCGGCCTCCTCCGGGTCCTCGTTGCGGTGGACAACCCTGATAAGGGCCTTAATGAACGGCTCGGGGTTCTCACGCTGGAAGATGTTCCTCCCAACGACTGCCCCGGCACCACCGGCCTCTATGACCTCCCAGACGAGCTTGAGGAAGTCAACGGGGTTGTCGGTCTTAGCACCGCCGCTGAGCAGGACTGGGACTCCTGCGGCGGCATCGACCACCTTAGCAAAGGTCTCCCTTGAGCCCGTCCAGTAGGTCTTTATCATGTCGGCGCCGCTCTCGGCCGCGGCCCTCGCTCCATACATGACGACGCGGTAGTCCTCCTTTTTACCATAGCGCTCGTTGATGTACGGCCCGCGCGGGTAGGCGAACTGAACGACCGGGAAGCCAAGGTCGTGGGCGTAGCTCGCTATCTCGGCGAACTGGCGCATCATAACGTCCTCAGCCGGGCTGCCCCAGTAGACGGTTGCAGCTATTGCATCGGCGCCGAGCTTCACTGCATCTTCAACGAAGCCCAGCTGGCTCTGGAGGAGCTGGTCTCCCTTCGGGCGGAGGTTGGTCTTGCTGGTAAGCTTTACCATGAGGCCGACGTTGGGCTTTACTTCGTCACCGGCTATCCTAGCGAGGCCCGGGAGCATCATAACGCCGTCGATTCCGGCCCTAACGACCTTCCTTATGATGACCTTCGGGTTAACATGCTCCCAGTGCTCCTCGAAGTCGGTAGGCCCGTGCTCGAAGCCGTGGTCCATCGCGAATATGAGGGCCCTTCCGTCCCTCCTGAAGAAGCGCCTCATCCTCCTCTTTATGCCCACGTTCTGGTACGCGTCCATACTAATCACCGGGAGTGATATATCTTTTGAGAATTTAAGGTTTTCCTTGACGAAAAGGTGTTTAAGCCCAAGGTCGAGCTGTGAACGGTGGTTGGATGGAGAAAATGAAGCGGATTGTAGGGGTCAAGGTTATACAGCTCGACGAGGTAGGTTCAACAAACGAATACGCCAAGACTATTGCCCATGAGGCTCCAGAGGGAACTGTGGTCATTGCCAAGCGGCAGACTGCCGGAAGGGGCAGGAAGGGGCGTTCGTGGGCTTCTCCCGAGGGAGGCATCTGGATGAGCGTGATTTTAAAGCCCCCGCGGGTTGACCCGAGGCTGGCCTTCGTCGGGGCGCTGGCGGTGGTGGACACGCTCGCGGACTTCGGGATTTCTGCGGGAATAAAGTGGCCCAACGACGTGTGGGTCGGCGGAAGGAAGGTATCCGGCATACTGGCAGAGGGAAAAGCTGGAGAATACAGCATACTGGGGATAGGCCTCAACGTGAACAACCCCATTCCGGAGGAGCTGAAGGACAATGCAACTTCGATGATGGAGCTCATAGGCTCGAAGCTTCCCCTTGAAAAAGTCCTGAAGAGGCTTCTCCTGCACCTGGACGGCTGGTACCGGGTCTTCCTTGAGAGGCCCGACCTGCTGATGGCAAAAGTCCGCGAGAGGACGTTCATACTGGGGAAGCCCGTTACAGTGATAGAAGGGGAGGAAAGAATCTCAGGTATAGCACTGGACGTACTGGACGACGGCTCGTTGCTTATGGACATTGGTGGGCAGTTAAGGAGAATCACGTATGGAGATGTCTCGTTAAGGCTTTTCTAAGTTTTTGTCATTTTGTCAAGCTTCTTGGGATAAGATTAATATGCCACCCATCGAGTAAATAATCTTGCTGGCAATTAGTCAGCTAAATGGGGGTGAGACAGTGGGGAAGGGACTGCTGAAAAGGTATTTAGAGTATCCAATACTGTGGAAAATACTCTATGGTTTGATTTTGGGTGCCGTCTTTGGACTTATAGCGGGGCACTACGGCTATGCAGAGGCAGTGAAGACGTATATAAAGCCCTTCGGTGACCTCTTTGTGCGCCTGTTGAAGATGCTTGTCATGCCGATTATCCTGGCATCTCTTGTCGTCGGTGCGGCCAGCATAAGCCCCGCCCGTCTCGGCCGCGTTGGCCTCAAGATAGTCGTCTATTATCTTGTCACCTCTGCGATGGCGGTTTTCTTTGGTCTCATCGTTGGCAGAATCTTCAACGTCGGCGCGAACATTGACCTCGGCTCAGGCACCGGCAAGGCAATTGAGGCCCAGCCGCCTTCCCTGGTGGACACGCTCCTCAATATAGTGCCGACAAACCCCTTCGCGTCGCTGACCAACGGGGCAGTGCTCCAGGTGATATTCTTCGCCATAGTCCTTGGAATAGCGATAACCTACCTCATGAACAGGGAGGAGGAGCGCGTTAGGAAGTCAGCGGAGACCCTCCTGAGAGCCTTTGACGGTCTGGCCGAGGCAATGTACCTCATAGTTGGTGGTGTCATGCAGTACGCCCCGATAGGTGTCTTTGCCCTCATAGCCTACGTTATGGCCTCTCAGGGAGTCAAAGTCGTTGGCCCGCTCGTCAAGGTCGTCGCGGCAGTTTACCTTGGCTTAATCCTTCAGATAGGCATAACCTACTTTATCCTGCTCAAGGTCTTTGGAATTGACCCGGTCAGGTTCCTTAGGAAAGCCAAAGACGCCATGCTGACTGCCTTCGTCACGAGGAGCTCAAGCGGCACACTTCCAGTCACGATGCGCGTGGCAGATGAAGAGATGGGCATTGACAAAGGTATCTATTCCTTCACCCTTCCGCTCGGCGCGACGATAAACATGGACGGAACGGCGCTCTACCAGGGTGTAACAGTGCTCTTCGTCGCCAATGCCATCGGCCAGCCCCTCACACTTAGCCAGCAACTGATAGTCGTCCTTACTGCAGTCCTCGCTTCGATTGGGACCGCCGGCGTCCCGGGAGCTGGAGCGATAATGCTTGCGATGGTTCTCCAGAGCGTCGGCCTCGACCTCAGCGCGGGCAGTCCAGTGGCCCTTGCATACGCCATGATACTCGGAATTGACGCCCTCCTTGACATGGGCAGGACGATGGTCAACGTCACCGGAGACCTGGCCGGGACGACGATCGTGGCTAAGACCGAGGGAGAGCTCGACGAGAGCAAGTGGCGTGACTGACCGCTTTCTTTTCTCCGCTTTTCTTGGGCAAACTTAATATACCCTCTCCCGTTTCTATGAGGCAGGACAGCTGGAGGTAAAGATACATGAGGAAGTTTGGATTTTTGGTTGTTGCTATTCTCCTCGCTGGAATTGTTGCCGGAGGAGTTTCGGCGTCCAGCGAATACAAAGAGGTGCAGGAAAATGAGTACTGGGTCTCTTGGGACGGAAGCGCCAACGTGTCGCTGAAGACCACATTGTACGGCCCCGAAGAAGCACTGAACGGAACTAAGGAGAGCATACTTGAGGTGGGAGTTGAAAACGCGACGAGAATGTTCCTCTCCCAGAAACAGCAGGCCCTTTCACGGCTTGGGCTTACCCTTGAAAACGCTACAGTGGAAATTTCGGGACACGATACAACCGGCCCCATCACGGTCGCGATAAGCGGCGTAATCCCCGGCCTCGCGCGCTACTACTCCTACGACGACGCCTGGGAGGTTTCTCTGGACGTTCTCCGCGTGCTTGACCTTTCACAGTTTGACCCGACTACAATCAACGGCTCAATGCACCTTGAAAACTACTTTACAGTCCACCTTCCAGAAGGGGCCGAGGTCAAAAACGTCACCAAGGGCTTCAAGGTTGAGTCCGGCGGAAGCTACATACAGCTTGATGTTGAGGTAGATGGGACTACAATCACCGCGCACTCGGTCATATATTTCAAAGACGGTGTTACAACGGACGACCTGACCGTGCTGTACTCAAAGCTCGGCCCGGTTACCATTAAATACGGTGG encodes the following:
- a CDS encoding ABC transporter permease/ATP-binding protein, with the translated sequence MAWEPSMVLLAPEDLVVEGLAELIGRAGFSETGREYKKRGKARLAVVIGERNDPFYGRETLAVALLRGKPKKDWLESVLSKYGRAVLIALDDLDYELEGIAVFGPEWLSETFNRYSIAPPKTLLEKLLPEGEKPEELKEFVLDGPLLESVSPQKLIEEAKKVVSYRFGIRPEALKLEGLTLTLKPVYVVPWVRENGSGKAFYDGENLVLNVEGELKGKAMKALLEDVATVLATEIEVENDVDPVKPVVEEAARRGWLDLRATSPRKAYVPKKAQVTFSAGSKPVEVLFDFAIGRVSAKAEPLSGEELVELAKNHVRAELGEEPVTVEIVTKRRFSLIRGRTSRYLFEIEVNSYSGDVRRFQSALTEDAILNAVLSRYGDGQVIGVERHSGAVVVDILSGGKVLAVHLDQRTGEIISTRDLGSPKEVLKSIAGWALEVVRDIELKSCKVAGHALVRAEFEGSGIRARLEYDGETGKVLESSLEVGANLAAELAVRKYGDYRAIFTEESENGFIITLEGERDIVKVFVSLSGEVRETDRFLKKKRVEEIVLAKILEVEPNPSIECLRLSDHWEVEFTGSKAFGRLKVHRTTGEILEFEHQYIESAITKAFTQFVREKYGDTIEVEWIVHNIEEGYAGVKGVGKKGIYFGKYNTLTGELVDHDLVRGSGISSKFRLAQVESKYAVK
- a CDS encoding alpha/beta hydrolase, translating into MAEIYKAKFGTPERGWVVLVHGLGEHSGRYGRLIKELNDAGFAVYAFDWPGHGKSPGKRGHTSVEEAMEIIDSIIAEIGEKPFIFGHSLGGLTVIRYAETRPDKIRGLVASSPALAKSPETSGFMVALAKFLGKIAPGIVLSNGINPNLLSRNPEAVKRYIEDPLVHDRISAKLGRSIFVNMELAHMEADRIKAPVLLLVGTGDVITPPEGARKLFEELKIEDKTLKEFEGAYHEIFEDPEWADEFHRTIIQWLVEGASRS
- a CDS encoding iron-sulfur cluster assembly protein, encoding MDVEKEVYQRLRQVKEPITEMDIVSLGLVEKVIADEDGVRIYLRLSEGLRHPFQNALSWPVKRRIVKDIVAILDDIARLEILDSRTLERYYPLEED
- a CDS encoding ArsA family ATPase, translated to MREFFVPKKGYRVVFFIGKGGVGKTTSSAAAAIALAEGGYKTLIVSLDPAHNLGDVLMEKLSDKPKKITENLYAAELDMEKLIKAYLKHLEESMKHTYRYLTVINLEKYFEVLSFSPGIEEYATLEAIREILTRGDEWDVIVFDTPPTGLTLRVLALPKISLIWTDKLIEIRRAILDKRAAIANIHGEQEFVVEGKEFKLPTREEEDAVMKELKTYREEVAFVESVLTDPEKTSVVAVMNPEMLPLYETERAYESLRKFKIPFNMIVMNKVLELRNDVPELKARLEAQRKVLMEVERRFKGLEIVKIPVFPEEPRGVERLKELGGIIVGR
- a CDS encoding carbon starvation CstA family protein, giving the protein MNSAVIILLAAAIYLAMYFTYGKALQNKVVKADPNRPTPAHRLYDGVDYVPAHPLVLYGHHFASIAGAGPIVGPAVAMAWGWLPGLIWVWFGNVFIGAVHDYLALMSSVRYDGKSVQWIAGKLMSRRTGIAFEVYIWFTLLLVVAAFVAVTAKLLTTTPEAATATLLFLVVAVLLGWLLYKVKIDFKLGTIIGIFLLALAVWIGLNHPLVFVEGQTTVDTAPYKTAYHYWNIILLVYIIVAASLPVWVLLQPRDYLNAYILWFGLIFGGIAFVLLAKDFTAPAFTSWSAYVVKGTEAVPSPFWPTVPLIIACGALSGFHSLVGSGTSSKQLDKEIHGLLVGYGGMFTEGFLSTIVITAIAVYGVQLTGLDPGQWATEYINKGGLGTFIGGYAKGVSEFYGVSETFGKTFATLWVSAFTLTSLDTATRLGRFAWQELFGMVADTSQGIWKTITNKWVASIIIAVLGTYLAWGAGYKVIWPAFAGMNQLLASIAMMTAALWAAKVQKAGKWSWAVLIPALFLWITVTAALVWYIVTVPLSGSTLIAVKGSLLVGLILNFLLAWDFYLAWKKPEEEYAAAAA
- the oadA gene encoding sodium-extruding oxaloacetate decarboxylase subunit alpha, with protein sequence MAMVEIIDTTFRDAHQSLIATRLRTEDMLPIAEKMDKIGFYSMEVWGGATFDVCIRYLKEDPWERLRLLREHIRKTKLQMLLRGQNVVGYRHYPDDVVEKFVELAHKNGIDIFRIFDALNDVRNMEVAIRKAKDVGAEVQGVIAYTTGKIFTLEYYMKKVEELLQLDVDVITIKDMAGLLTPKKAYELVREIKETYGVPVNVHTHSTTGMAVATYLKAVEAGADYIDTAISPLAFGTAQPGIQTIWHALPKAVGSHLDRELIHEVSRYLKKLLEEKYWGLLHKEALMVNPYVLKYQVPGGMYSNLIAQLKEMNALDKLDEVLNEIPRVREDLGWPPLVTPTSQIVGTQAVLNVLFGRYERITNEVKNYIKGFYGRPPAEINPELKKLVLGDEEPITVRPGELLEPRLGKCRKELEELGYLQKEEDVLTYCLFPQVALEFFRVRAEGIRKPEIPKTAQKFRVYVDGVEFEVGVEGVDLSALRYLPQIAGAGATAPVPSAPSAPAPVPAPAPTPVPSAPSPAPAQASPNTVTAPMPGKVVRILVSEGQEVKTGQGLLVLEAMKMENEIPAPKDGVVKKIYVKEGDAVNTGDPLIELG
- the fba gene encoding class I fructose-bisphosphate aldolase — encoded protein: MDAYQNVGIKRRMRRFFRRDGRALIFAMDHGFEHGPTDFEEHWEHVNPKVIIRKVVRAGIDGVMMLPGLARIAGDEVKPNVGLMVKLTSKTNLRPKGDQLLQSQLGFVEDAVKLGADAIAATVYWGSPAEDVMMRQFAEIASYAHDLGFPVVQFAYPRGPYINERYGKKEDYRVVMYGARAAAESGADMIKTYWTGSRETFAKVVDAAAGVPVLLSGGAKTDNPVDFLKLVWEVIEAGGAGAVVGRNIFQRENPEPFIKALIRVVHRNEDPEEAAKAEGLI
- a CDS encoding biotin--[acetyl-CoA-carboxylase] ligase, which codes for MEKMKRIVGVKVIQLDEVGSTNEYAKTIAHEAPEGTVVIAKRQTAGRGRKGRSWASPEGGIWMSVILKPPRVDPRLAFVGALAVVDTLADFGISAGIKWPNDVWVGGRKVSGILAEGKAGEYSILGIGLNVNNPIPEELKDNATSMMELIGSKLPLEKVLKRLLLHLDGWYRVFLERPDLLMAKVRERTFILGKPVTVIEGEERISGIALDVLDDGSLLMDIGGQLRRITYGDVSLRLF
- a CDS encoding dicarboxylate/amino acid:cation symporter, coding for MGKGLLKRYLEYPILWKILYGLILGAVFGLIAGHYGYAEAVKTYIKPFGDLFVRLLKMLVMPIILASLVVGAASISPARLGRVGLKIVVYYLVTSAMAVFFGLIVGRIFNVGANIDLGSGTGKAIEAQPPSLVDTLLNIVPTNPFASLTNGAVLQVIFFAIVLGIAITYLMNREEERVRKSAETLLRAFDGLAEAMYLIVGGVMQYAPIGVFALIAYVMASQGVKVVGPLVKVVAAVYLGLILQIGITYFILLKVFGIDPVRFLRKAKDAMLTAFVTRSSSGTLPVTMRVADEEMGIDKGIYSFTLPLGATINMDGTALYQGVTVLFVANAIGQPLTLSQQLIVVLTAVLASIGTAGVPGAGAIMLAMVLQSVGLDLSAGSPVALAYAMILGIDALLDMGRTMVNVTGDLAGTTIVAKTEGELDESKWRD